One Brassica oleracea var. oleracea cultivar TO1000 chromosome C7, BOL, whole genome shotgun sequence genomic window carries:
- the LOC106304322 gene encoding denticleless protein homolog yields MENSRPRSVFVDIGLRELNGFRVRKRPFFADSELVCREIASVAVEHDGYRTPPLAVSFCKSSRNSQVFAVSDEDGHVSLFNSNHKFASSATHQENTDNARFRDWIAHNNAVFDVSWIKDDSCLLTASGDQTIKVWDVEENKCTGVLIGHTGTVKSMCSHPTNSDLLVSGSRDGCFALWDLRCKSTSHEEEFCINSTGMVKGAHLSPLSKRIGRRKAASSSITSVLYLKDEITIATAGAPDSALKFWDTRKLKVPIAQASPQSDTTNNKEKRAHGIVSLSQDSSGTFLTASCKDNRIYLYNILQLDKGPVQSFSGCRIDSFFIRTMISLDGEHILSGSSDGNAYIWQVNKPHVDPTVLKGHDKEVTAVDWSQSEIGKVVTASDDFTVRLWNIETSRCSNPTASTSRVKRRVTSLSNTDAVERLDANKEPESPQKHSSDNHSMPIIRTPEAQTKKISLSSSSTLSLSSLEEDKMCENTPETTVNSPSSVLNPPSSVKRRTIRDYFLVTP; encoded by the exons ATGGAAAACTCCAGACCCAGATCCGTCTTCGTCGACATCGGACTAAGAGAGCTCAACGGATTCCGAG TAAGGAAGCGACCGTTCTTCGCAGATTCCGAGCTGGTTTGCAGAGAAATAGCCAGCGTTGCTGTGGAACACGACGGCTATCGGACTCCTCCCTTGGCCGTCTCCTTCTGTAAG AGTAGCAGGAACTCACAAGTATTCGCGGTGTCTGATGAGGATGGACATGTGAGCTTGTTTAATTCGAATCACAAGTTCGCCTCTTCTGCAACTCACCAAGAGAACACAG ATAATGCTAGGTTTCGTGACTGGATTGCTCATAATAATGCGGTCTTCGACGTTTCTTGGATCAAG GATGATAGTTGTCTTCTGACTGCTTCTGGTGATCAAACT ATTAAAGTATGGGATGTTGAGGAGAATAAGTGTACTGGAGTACTTATAGGACATACAGGAACTGTGAAATCAATGTGTTCACATCCAACAAACTCTG ATCTTCTTGTCTCTGGTTCAAGAGATGGATGTTTTGCGCTATGGGATTTAAGATGTAAGAGTACCTCTCACGAAGAGGAGTTTTGCATCAA CTCTACCGGCATGGTTAAAGGAGCCCATCTCTCTCCTCTTTCAAAACGAATTGGACGTCGCAAG GCTGCTTCATCAAGCATTACCTCTGTGCTTTATCTCAAGGATGAGATCACAATTGCCACTGCTGGAGCACCAGATAG CGCCTTGAAATTTTGGGATACTAGAAAGCTGAAAGTTCCCATTGCCCAAGCATCTCCACAGTCAGACACAACAAACAATAAG GAAAAGAGAGCACATGGTATAGTGTCCCTGTCCCAAGACTCAAGTGGAACCTTTCTTACAGCATCATGCAAGGACAACAG AATCTATCTATACAACATACTGCAGCTTGACAAAGGACCTGTACAATCTTTCTCTGGTTGCCGAATAGATTCTTTTTTCATTAGG ACAATGATTAGCCTTGATGGTGAGCACATTTTGAGCGGTTCAAGCGACGGAAACGCTTACATATGGCAG GTGAATAAGCCTCATGTAGATCCTACAGTCTTGAAAGGCCATGACAAAGAAGTAACTGCTGTAGATTG GTCTCAATCAGAGATAGGGAAGGTAGTTACAGCTTCAGATGACTTCACG GTACGACTGTGGAACATAGAGACCAGCCGCTGCTCAAACCCAACAGCATCTACTTCTAGAGTTAAACGCAGAGTAACCTCATTGTCAAATACTGACGCCGTAGAAAGACTTGATGCTAACAAAGAACCTGAGAGTCCCCAAAAGCATTCATCAGATAATCATTCTATGCCTATCATCAGAACTCCAGAGGCTCAGACGAAGAAAATATCGTTATCATCATCATCAACATTGTCATTATCATCATTAGAAGAAGATAAAATGTGCGAGAATACACCAGAAACCACGGTCAACAGTCCATCATCTGTCCTAAACCCTCCTTCCTCTGTCAAAAGGCGAACCATTAGAGATTACTTCCTGGTCACTCCCTAA
- the LOC106304922 gene encoding uncharacterized protein LOC106304922 — METSKKSQVGRGLDTDGSKWVIAEISIRASLKPVKPKLKRHERDTEAEEVEHYSGSEEYCITPTAKEEAKLSEKLICPPAPRKRRPALKCRSNVGIKYFVPPSDLETVFIRRR, encoded by the coding sequence ATGGAAACTTCGAAGAAATCACAAGTCGGTAGAGGATTAGACACCGACGGTAGCAAATGGGTCATCGCCGAAATCTCTATACGGGCTTCACTGAAGCCGGTGAAGCCCAAACTGAAAAGGCACGAGAGAGACACAGAAGCTGAAGAAGTAGAACATTACAGTGGCAGCGAAGAGTACTGCATCACACCCACGGCGAAAGAAGAAGCGAAGCTCTCTGAGAAACTGATATGTCCGCCGGCGCCAAGAAAACGCCGACCAGCGCTGAAGTGTCGGAGCAATGTCGGTATAAAGTACTTTGTGCCTCCTTCAGATTTGGAGACCGTGTTTATACGACGCCGTTAA